One region of Limnospira fusiformis SAG 85.79 genomic DNA includes:
- a CDS encoding SBBP repeat-containing protein, whose product MNNTSEIFHIFESSDSQNFMPSQGFSGVEGEPVAVQMSAPPEFAWTRLLGTSAWDQALALTTGSDGSIYVAGYTDGDLDGQTNSGAADAFISRFHPDGTQDWTRLLGSGEYDVASALTTGLDGSIYVAGYTDGDLNGQTNSGEWDAFISRFQPDGTKAWTRLLGTSAWDQALALTTGSDGSIYVAGYTDGDLDGQTNSGEGDAFISRFQPDGTKAWTRLLGTSNFDVANALTTGSDGSIYVAGYTDGDLDGQINSGDADAFISRFQPDGTQDWTRLLGTWGPDYASALTTGSDGSIYVAGETMGNLDGQTRSGFYAEFDAFISRFQPDGTQDWTRLLGSGEYEGASALTTGSDGSIYVAGWTGGNLDGQINSGMADGFISRFQPDGTKDWTRLLGSGEADVPRALTTGSDGSIYVAGETTGDLDGQTNSGGGDAFISRLIVDGTDTPERPEIHQVINWDSFPPQITGVLPTENQGSITQPLPNQWFGTDHHDVIIGTASDETLLGFQGDDWLQVSQGDNTLFGGQGNDILVAGQGDDILWGNKDDDILFGGDGNDSLYGGQGNDTLVAGNGNQILFGDQGNDILFGGTQGVDTLVGGEGNDTLVMLPGEGYSIVTDFQVNQDMVVLLGSPDDYEIGSLPSGFHSGTAIYVAGSDQLVGVLEGVTNVSLEDGNIFGWG is encoded by the coding sequence ATGAACAATACTAGCGAAATATTCCATATTTTTGAATCATCAGATTCTCAGAATTTCATGCCCTCACAGGGATTCAGTGGGGTAGAAGGTGAACCAGTAGCAGTACAGATGTCCGCGCCGCCAGAGTTCGCCTGGACGCGCCTGTTGGGAACCAGTGCTTGGGACCAGGCATTAGCCCTGACCACCGGTAGTGATGGCTCGATTTATGTAGCCGGCTATACTGATGGCGACCTAGACGGACAAACCAATAGTGGTGCCGCTGATGCCTTTATCAGCAGGTTCCACCCTGATGGCACTCAAGACTGGACGCGCCTGTTGGGAAGCGGTGAGTATGACGTGGCATCAGCCCTGACCACTGGCCTTGATGGCTCGATTTATGTAGCCGGCTATACTGATGGCGACCTAAATGGACAAACCAATAGTGGCGAATGGGATGCCTTTATCAGCAGGTTCCAGCCTGATGGCACTAAAGCCTGGACGCGCCTGTTGGGAACCAGTGCTTGGGACCAGGCATTAGCCCTGACCACCGGTAGTGATGGCTCGATTTATGTAGCCGGCTATACTGATGGCGACCTAGACGGACAAACCAATAGTGGTGAGGGGGATGCCTTTATCAGCAGGTTCCAGCCTGATGGCACTAAAGCCTGGACGCGCCTGTTGGGAACCAGTAATTTTGACGTGGCTAATGCCCTGACCACCGGTAGTGATGGCTCGATTTATGTAGCCGGCTATACTGATGGCGACCTAGACGGACAAATCAATAGTGGTGACGCTGATGCCTTTATCAGCAGGTTCCAGCCTGATGGCACTCAAGACTGGACGCGCCTGTTGGGAACCTGGGGACCTGACTATGCATCAGCCCTGACCACCGGTAGTGATGGCTCGATTTATGTGGCGGGCGAGACTATGGGCAACTTAGATGGGCAAACCCGTAGTGGTTTTTATGCTGAGTTTGATGCCTTTATCAGCAGGTTCCAGCCTGATGGTACTCAAGACTGGACGCGCCTGTTGGGAAGCGGTGAGTATGAGGGGGCATCAGCCCTGACCACCGGTAGTGATGGGTCTATTTATGTGGCGGGCTGGACTGGGGGCAACCTAGACGGACAAATCAATAGTGGTATGGCTGATGGCTTTATCAGTAGGTTCCAGCCTGATGGCACTAAAGACTGGACGCGCCTGTTGGGAAGCGGTGAGGCTGACGTGCCTCGTGCCCTGACCACCGGTAGTGATGGGTCTATTTATGTGGCGGGCGAGACTACGGGCGACCTAGATGGGCAAACCAATAGTGGTGGCGGTGATGCCTTTATTAGCAGGTTGATAGTAGATGGTACTGACACACCGGAGAGACCAGAAATTCATCAAGTCATTAATTGGGATAGTTTCCCGCCTCAAATTACCGGAGTTTTGCCAACCGAGAATCAAGGCTCTATTACTCAACCTTTACCCAATCAATGGTTTGGGACTGACCATCATGATGTAATTATCGGGACGGCTTCTGATGAAACTTTGCTGGGTTTTCAAGGTGATGATTGGCTCCAGGTTTCCCAGGGAGATAATACTCTGTTTGGCGGTCAGGGTAATGATATCTTAGTTGCTGGTCAGGGGGATGATATCCTATGGGGAAATAAAGATGATGATATCCTATTTGGAGGCGACGGGAATGATTCCCTTTATGGTGGTCAGGGGAATGATACGTTGGTAGCAGGTAATGGGAATCAGATTTTGTTTGGAGACCAGGGTAATGATATCCTATTTGGAGGCACTCAAGGTGTTGATACTCTGGTGGGAGGCGAGGGAAATGATACTTTGGTAATGCTTCCGGGAGAAGGTTACAGCATAGTAACTGACTTTCAGGTAAATCAGGATATGGTGGTTTTGCTCGGTAGCCCTGATGACTATGAAATTGGGTCACTACCCAGCGGTTTTCATAGTGGTACAGCTATTTATGTAGCCGGTTCTGACCAACTGGTGGGTGTCCTGGAAGGGGTTACTAATGTCAGTTTAGAAGATGGTAATATCTTCGGTTGGGGGTAG
- a CDS encoding bluetail domain-containing putative surface protein, with translation MSGTEIGTPLEAVPDRFEPNDSIKTATDLALHPQSEWSALDYYRIPTPPAWRGLSIHSEDLDWFKFNMTDTGGTYDSVSIGSPYGNDNMNLSLHDAKGALIKTVNSSDTAGMGMQISLEGLEAGTYHIQVYGDDGATNPEYNLIIEGPLEASLDRFEPNDSIETATYLGSLSRRRQEHWSRYPVLDNNWRDLSIHDGDLDWFKFDIASGTTSISVSAQRHSDHLKLALYDAEGVLIKTGTSSDTGQQINLKELEVGTYHIQVSGNKGATIPNYTLFIDPPWAKIPDRFEPNDTIETATDLGLLPEFSLHSYDLTIYSGDADWFKFEIPATGQADDGISVSSEKSFLYDNKLNLSLYDAEGVLIKSSINDGSHSISLEGLEAGTYHILVDGYEGVGTQEYTMYTSRWSIIDESEPEPEPEPEPIRGTRGNDLLRGTPGHDTIYGLAGDDTLIGGKGNDYLDGGPGNDSLLGGPGQDTLIGGAGNDTLNGGPGQDILTGGPGADIFVFQFGESRVAAPDHITDLEIGTDKIDLLNRGGRDIGAPENFTRARNSNAPNLRTLVNQVFANADGGQAGRQPLEPNSAALVRATHADIRGTYLVINDNVPGFQPLNDLVINITGYTGDLPGFGEIPVEDFFTEPTPEPTPEPTPEPTPEPTPEPTPEPEPIRGTRGNDLLRGTPGHDTIYGLAGNDTLIGGKGNDYLDGGPGNDSLLGGPGQDTLIGGAGNDTLNGGPGQDILTGGPGADIFVFQFGESRVAAPDHITDLEIGTDKIDLLNRRGRDIGAPENLTRARNSNAPNLRTLVNQVFANADGGQAGRQPLEPNSAALVRATHADIRGTYLVINDNVPGFQAPNDLVINITGYTGDLPGFGEIPVEDFFVV, from the coding sequence ATGAGCGGTACTGAGATAGGGACTCCCCTAGAGGCAGTCCCAGATAGATTTGAACCTAATGACAGCATAAAAACAGCCACGGATTTAGCCTTACATCCACAATCCGAGTGGAGCGCATTAGACTACTACCGAATACCAACGCCTCCAGCCTGGCGTGGTCTGAGTATTCACTCGGAGGACTTGGACTGGTTCAAATTTAATATGACTGATACTGGGGGAACCTATGATTCTGTTTCTATTGGTTCACCCTACGGTAATGACAACATGAACCTATCCCTGCATGATGCTAAGGGAGCTCTAATTAAAACCGTCAACAGCAGCGATACTGCTGGCATGGGGATGCAAATTAGCCTAGAAGGACTAGAAGCCGGAACTTATCACATTCAGGTCTATGGTGATGATGGAGCAACTAACCCTGAATACAACCTCATCATTGAGGGTCCCCTAGAGGCAAGCCTAGACAGATTTGAACCCAATGACAGTATAGAAACAGCCACTTATTTAGGCTCCCTGTCACGACGTAGGCAGGAGCATTGGTCTCGTTATCCTGTTCTGGATAATAACTGGCGTGATCTGAGCATTCATGATGGGGACTTAGACTGGTTCAAGTTTGATATAGCCAGTGGAACAACTTCTATCTCTGTCAGCGCCCAGCGCCATAGTGATCACCTAAAATTAGCCCTGTATGATGCCGAGGGAGTTCTAATTAAAACTGGCACCAGCAGCGATACTGGGCAGCAAATTAACCTAAAGGAACTAGAAGTCGGAACTTATCATATTCAGGTCTCTGGTAATAAGGGAGCCACTATTCCTAACTATACCCTTTTTATTGATCCTCCGTGGGCAAAAATACCAGACCGCTTTGAACCCAATGACACTATTGAAACAGCGACGGATTTAGGTTTGCTGCCTGAATTTTCCTTGCATTCGTATGATCTGACGATTTACTCTGGAGACGCAGACTGGTTCAAGTTTGAGATACCTGCTACTGGACAAGCTGATGATGGTATATCTGTCTCTTCCGAAAAATCTTTTTTGTATGATAACAAGCTGAACCTATCCCTGTATGATGCCGAGGGTGTTCTGATTAAATCATCCATCAACGATGGTTCCCATAGCATTAGCCTAGAGGGACTCGAAGCTGGAACCTATCATATCCTGGTTGATGGTTATGAAGGAGTCGGCACCCAAGAGTATACCATGTATACATCACGATGGTCTATTATTGATGAGTCTGAACCAGAACCAGAACCGGAACCAGAACCAATTAGGGGTACTCGTGGCAATGATTTATTACGAGGAACCCCTGGTCATGACACCATCTATGGATTAGCAGGTGATGATACTTTAATCGGTGGAAAAGGTAACGATTATTTAGATGGAGGTCCAGGAAATGACAGCCTCCTTGGTGGTCCCGGTCAGGATACTTTAATCGGTGGTGCTGGTAACGACACCCTCAACGGTGGTCCCGGTCAAGATATTCTCACTGGTGGTCCTGGTGCTGATATCTTTGTGTTCCAGTTTGGGGAATCGAGGGTAGCGGCTCCTGACCATATTACCGACTTGGAAATCGGTACTGATAAAATTGACTTGCTGAACCGAGGCGGACGGGATATCGGGGCTCCTGAGAATTTTACCCGCGCTCGAAATAGCAATGCTCCTAACCTGCGAACCCTGGTTAATCAGGTATTTGCTAATGCTGATGGCGGACAAGCCGGACGACAACCATTAGAACCTAATAGTGCTGCATTAGTGAGGGCGACTCATGCCGATATTCGCGGCACTTATCTAGTGATTAATGATAATGTTCCTGGTTTTCAGCCTCTGAATGATTTAGTTATCAATATCACTGGATATACGGGGGATTTACCAGGTTTCGGAGAGATTCCGGTTGAGGATTTCTTTACGGAACCCACACCAGAACCCACACCAGAACCCACACCAGAACCCACACCAGAACCCACACCAGAACCCACGCCAGAACCAGAACCAATTAGGGGTACTCGTGGCAATGATTTATTACGAGGAACCCCTGGTCATGACACCATCTATGGATTAGCAGGTAATGATACTTTAATCGGTGGAAAAGGTAACGATTATTTAGATGGAGGTCCAGGAAATGACAGCCTCCTTGGTGGTCCCGGTCAGGATACTTTAATCGGTGGTGCTGGTAACGACACCCTCAACGGTGGTCCCGGTCAAGATATTCTCACTGGTGGTCCTGGTGCTGATATCTTTGTGTTCCAGTTTGGGGAATCGAGGGTAGCGGCTCCTGACCATATTACCGACTTGGAAATCGGTACTGATAAAATTGACTTGCTGAACCGACGCGGACGGGATATCGGGGCTCCTGAGAATTTGACCCGCGCTCGAAATAGCAATGCTCCTAACCTGCGAACCCTGGTTAATCAGGTATTTGCTAATGCTGATGGCGGACAAGCCGGACGACAACCATTAGAACCTAATAGTGCTGCATTAGTGAGGGCGACTCATGCCGATATTCGCGGCACTTATCTAGTGATTAATGATAATGTTCCTGGTTTTCAGGCTCCGAATGATTTAGTTATCAACATCACTGGATATACAGGGGATTTACCAGGTTTCGGAGAGATTCCGGTTGAGGATTTCTTTGTAGTGTAA
- a CDS encoding SBBP repeat-containing protein, which yields MNNTSEISDILASSDSPNLFPSQGFSGDVSREPLTAALTQVNQQLTEFLASPNFQTDLQTAFGASTDVELGATIIEAFTQGDTPEMIVLSATSMNGADGAFDSLTGTVYLSDAIIHSEKLVDVITEEFGHYLDSQLNEIDSPGDEGELFMRLVNGEALTEADITGLRNQNDWGIIWVEGEPVAVQMSAPPEFAWTRLLGSSEDDRAHALTTGSDGSIYVAGYTSGNLDGQTHSGSGDAFITKYQPDGTKDWTRLLGSGEEDWANALTTGSDGSIYVAGWTAGNLDGQTNSGGRDAFISRFQPDGTKAWTRLLGTRGWDEAHALTTGSDGSIYVAGYTQGDLDGQANSGSLDAFITRFQPDGTKDWTRLLGTRDRDGANALTTGSDGSIYVAGYTLGNLDGQTNSGGRDAFITKFQPNGTKAWTRLLGTSEDDRAHALTTGSDGSIYVGGWTGGDLEGQTNSGGWDAFITKFQPNGTKAWTRLLGTSESDWASALTTGSDGSIYVGGWTEGNLDRQTNSGWFDAFITKYQPNGTKAWTRLLGSGEADYATALTTGNDGSIYVAGTTWGDLDGQTNSGMTDAFISRLIVDGADTPEPTPEPTPEPTPEPEPIRGTRGNDLLRGTPGHDTIYGLAGNDTLIGGKGNDYLDGGPGNDSLLGGAGHDTLIGGKGNDYLDGGPGNDSLLGGPGRDTLIGGAGNDTLNGGPGQDILTGGPGADIFVFQFGESRVAAPDHITDLEIGTDKIDLLNRRGRDIGAPENFTRARNSNAPNLRTLVNQVFANADGGQAGRQPLEPNSAALVRATHADIRGTYLVINDNVPGFQAPNDLVINITGYTGDLPGFGEIPVQDFFVV from the coding sequence ATGAACAATACTAGCGAAATCTCAGATATTTTGGCATCATCAGATTCTCCGAATCTCTTTCCCTCACAGGGATTCAGCGGTGATGTATCCAGGGAACCACTGACAGCAGCATTAACTCAGGTTAACCAGCAATTAACAGAGTTTCTCGCCTCACCTAATTTTCAGACAGATTTACAAACCGCTTTCGGTGCATCTACCGATGTGGAATTAGGTGCAACCATCATTGAGGCTTTCACTCAGGGAGACACACCAGAGATGATAGTGCTTTCCGCTACATCAATGAATGGTGCTGATGGCGCTTTTGACTCCCTGACGGGTACGGTGTATTTATCCGATGCCATAATTCACAGTGAGAAACTGGTGGATGTGATAACGGAGGAATTTGGGCATTATCTGGATTCTCAGTTAAACGAAATCGACTCTCCTGGAGATGAGGGAGAGTTATTTATGCGCCTAGTGAATGGGGAAGCGTTGACAGAAGCAGATATCACTGGGTTAAGGAATCAGAATGATTGGGGAATCATCTGGGTAGAAGGAGAACCGGTAGCAGTACAGATGTCCGCGCCGCCAGAGTTCGCCTGGACGCGCCTGTTGGGAAGCAGTGAGGATGACCGGGCTCATGCCCTGACCACCGGTAGTGATGGGTCGATTTATGTAGCGGGCTATACTTCAGGCAACCTAGATGGACAAACCCATAGTGGTAGCGGTGATGCCTTTATCACCAAGTATCAGCCTGATGGCACTAAAGACTGGACGCGCCTGTTGGGAAGCGGTGAAGAGGACTGGGCTAATGCCCTGACCACCGGTAGTGATGGGTCTATTTATGTGGCGGGCTGGACTGCGGGCAACCTAGATGGACAAACCAATAGTGGTGGTAGGGATGCCTTTATCAGCAGGTTCCAGCCTGATGGCACTAAAGCCTGGACGCGCCTGTTGGGAACCAGGGGTTGGGACGAGGCTCATGCCCTGACCACCGGTAGTGATGGGTCGATTTATGTGGCGGGCTATACTCAGGGCGACCTAGATGGACAGGCTAATAGTGGTAGCTTGGATGCCTTTATCACCAGGTTCCAGCCTGATGGCACTAAAGACTGGACACGCCTGTTGGGAACCCGTGATAGGGACGGGGCTAATGCCCTGACCACCGGTAGTGATGGGTCTATTTATGTGGCCGGCTATACTTTGGGCAACCTAGATGGACAAACCAATAGTGGTGGGCGGGATGCCTTTATCACCAAGTTCCAGCCCAATGGTACTAAAGCCTGGACGCGCCTGTTGGGAACCAGTGAGGATGACCGGGCTCATGCCCTGACCACGGGTAGTGATGGCTCGATTTATGTGGGGGGCTGGACTGGGGGCGACCTAGAGGGACAAACCAATAGTGGTGGGTGGGATGCCTTTATCACTAAGTTCCAGCCCAATGGTACTAAAGCCTGGACGCGCCTGTTGGGAACCAGTGAGAGTGACTGGGCATCAGCCCTGACCACCGGTAGTGATGGCTCGATTTATGTGGGGGGCTGGACTGAGGGCAACCTAGATAGACAAACCAATAGTGGCTGGTTTGATGCCTTTATCACCAAGTATCAGCCCAATGGCACTAAAGCCTGGACGCGCCTGTTGGGAAGCGGTGAGGCTGACTATGCTACTGCCCTGACCACCGGTAATGATGGGTCTATTTATGTGGCGGGTACGACTTGGGGCGACCTAGATGGACAAACCAATAGTGGTATGACTGATGCCTTTATTAGCAGGTTGATAGTAGATGGCGCTGACACACCAGAACCCACACCAGAACCCACACCAGAACCCACACCGGAACCAGAACCAATTAGGGGTACTCGTGGCAATGATTTATTACGAGGAACCCCTGGTCATGACACCATCTATGGATTAGCAGGTAATGATACTTTAATCGGTGGAAAAGGTAACGATTATTTAGATGGAGGTCCGGGAAATGACAGCCTCCTTGGTGGTGCGGGTCACGATACTTTAATCGGTGGAAAAGGTAACGATTATTTAGATGGAGGTCCAGGAAATGACAGCCTCCTTGGTGGTCCCGGTCGGGATACTTTAATCGGTGGTGCTGGTAACGACACCCTCAACGGTGGTCCCGGTCAAGATATTCTCACTGGTGGTCCTGGTGCTGATATCTTTGTGTTCCAGTTTGGGGAATCGAGGGTAGCGGCTCCTGACCATATTACCGACTTGGAAATCGGTACTGATAAAATTGACTTGCTGAACCGACGCGGACGGGATATCGGGGCTCCTGAGAATTTTACCCGCGCTCGAAATAGCAATGCTCCTAACCTGCGAACCCTGGTTAATCAGGTATTTGCTAATGCTGATGGCGGACAAGCCGGACGACAACCATTAGAACCTAATAGTGCTGCATTAGTGAGGGCGACTCATGCCGATATTCGCGGCACTTATCTAGTGATTAATGATAATGTTCCCGGTTTTCAGGCTCCGAATGATTTAGTTATCAATATCACTGGATATACGGGGGATTTACCAGGTTTCGGAGAGATTCCGGTTCAGGATTTCTTTGTAGTGTAA
- a CDS encoding SBBP repeat-containing protein has protein sequence MNNTSEISDILASSDSPNSLPSQGFSRDVSREPLTAALTQVNQQLTEFLASPNFQTDLQTAFGASTDVELGATIIEAFTQGDTPEMIVLSATSMNGADGAFDSVTGKVYLSDAIIHSEKLVDVITEEFGHYLDSQLNEIDSPGDEGELFMRLVNGEALTEADITGLRNQDDWGIIWVEGEPVAVQMSGSPEFAWTRLLGTSLDDEAYALTTGRDGSIYVAGYAEGDLDGQTYSGEQDAFITKYQPNGTKAWTRLLGTEWSDGATALTTGSDGSIYVAGYTGGDLDGQTNSGWHDAFITKYQPNGTKAWTRLLGTGDWDSANALTTGSDGSIYVAGTTWGDLDGQTNSGDADTFITKFQPDGTKDWTRLLGTRDRDGANALTTGSDGSIYVAGYTLGNLDRQTNSGGWDAFITKFQPDGTKDWTRLLGTRDGDSANAMTTGSDGSIYVAGTTWGDLDGQTNSGDADAFITKFQPDGTKAWTRLLGTSSWDGAYALTTGSDGSIYMAGSTQGNLDGQTNSGGRDDAFITKFQPNGTKDWTRLLGSSRDGDDMARALTTGRDGSIYMAGYAGGDLGEQTNGSCHYNAFIAKLTIDGADTPEPPLPPIPEPPLPPIPEPTPELEPIRGTRGNDLLRGTPGHDTIYGLAGNDTLIGGKGNDYLDGGPGNDSLLGGPGRDTLIGGAGNDTLNGGPGQDILTGGRGADIFVFQFGESRVAAPDHITDLEIGTDKIDLLNRRGRDIGAPENLTRARNSNAPNLRTLVNQVFANADGGQAGRQPLEPNSAALVRATHADIRGTYLVINDNVPGFQAPNDLVINITGYTGDLPGFGEIPVEDFFVV, from the coding sequence ATGAATAATACTAGCGAAATCTCGGATATTTTGGCATCATCAGATTCTCCGAATTCCCTTCCCTCACAGGGATTCAGCCGTGATGTATCCAGGGAACCACTGACAGCAGCATTAACTCAGGTTAACCAGCAATTAACAGAGTTTCTCGCCTCACCTAATTTTCAGACAGATTTACAAACCGCTTTCGGTGCATCTACCGATGTGGAATTAGGTGCAACCATCATTGAGGCTTTCACTCAGGGAGACACACCAGAGATGATAGTGCTTTCCGCTACATCAATGAATGGTGCTGATGGCGCTTTTGACTCCGTGACGGGTAAGGTGTATTTATCGGATGCGATAATTCACAGTGAGAAACTGGTGGATGTGATAACCGAGGAATTTGGGCATTATCTGGATTCTCAGTTAAACGAAATCGACTCTCCTGGAGATGAGGGAGAGTTATTTATGCGCCTAGTGAATGGGGAAGCCTTGACAGAAGCAGATATCACCGGGTTAAGGAATCAGGATGATTGGGGAATCATCTGGGTAGAGGGAGAACCAGTAGCAGTACAGATGTCAGGGTCGCCAGAGTTCGCCTGGACGCGCCTGTTGGGAACCAGTTTGGATGATGAGGCCTATGCCCTGACCACTGGTAGGGATGGGTCTATTTATGTGGCCGGCTATGCTGAAGGCGACCTAGACGGACAAACCTATAGTGGTGAGCAAGATGCCTTTATCACTAAGTACCAGCCCAATGGCACTAAAGCCTGGACTCGCCTGTTGGGAACCGAGTGGAGTGACGGGGCTACTGCCCTGACCACCGGTAGTGATGGGTCGATTTATGTGGCCGGCTATACTGGGGGCGACCTAGATGGACAAACTAATAGTGGCTGGCATGATGCCTTTATCACCAAGTACCAGCCCAATGGCACTAAAGCCTGGACGCGCCTGTTGGGAACCGGTGATTGGGACAGTGCTAATGCCCTGACCACCGGTAGTGATGGGTCTATTTATGTGGCGGGTACGACTTGGGGCGACCTAGATGGACAAACCAATAGTGGTGATGCTGATACCTTTATCACCAAGTTCCAGCCTGATGGCACTAAAGACTGGACACGCCTGTTGGGAACCCGTGATAGGGACGGGGCTAATGCCCTGACCACCGGTAGTGATGGGTCTATTTATGTGGCCGGCTATACTTTGGGCAACCTAGATAGACAAACCAATAGTGGTGGGTGGGATGCCTTTATCACCAAGTTCCAGCCTGATGGTACTAAAGACTGGACACGCCTGTTGGGAACCCGTGATGGGGACAGTGCTAATGCCATGACCACCGGTAGTGATGGGTCTATTTATGTGGCGGGTACGACTTGGGGCGACCTAGATGGACAAACCAATAGTGGTGATGCTGATGCCTTTATCACCAAGTTCCAGCCTGATGGCACTAAAGCCTGGACGCGCCTGTTGGGAACCAGTAGTTGGGACGGGGCTTATGCCCTGACCACCGGTAGTGATGGCTCGATTTATATGGCGGGCTCGACTCAGGGCAACCTAGATGGACAAACCAATAGTGGTGGTAGGGATGATGCCTTTATCACCAAGTTCCAGCCCAATGGTACTAAAGACTGGACGCGCCTGTTGGGAAGCAGTAGGGATGGGGATGACATGGCTCGTGCCCTGACCACGGGTAGGGATGGGTCAATTTATATGGCGGGCTATGCTGGGGGCGACCTAGGTGAACAAACCAATGGTAGTTGCCACTATAATGCCTTTATCGCCAAGTTGACAATAGATGGTGCTGACACACCAGAACCCCCACTCCCACCCATACCGGAACCCCCACTCCCACCCATACCGGAACCCACACCCGAACTAGAACCAATTAGGGGTACTCGTGGCAATGATTTATTACGAGGAACCCCTGGTCATGACACCATCTATGGATTAGCAGGTAATGATACTTTAATCGGTGGAAAAGGTAACGATTATTTAGATGGAGGTCCAGGAAATGACAGCCTCCTTGGTGGTCCCGGTCGGGATACTTTAATCGGTGGTGCTGGTAACGACACCCTCAACGGTGGTCCCGGTCAAGATATTCTCACTGGTGGTCGTGGTGCTGATATCTTTGTGTTCCAGTTTGGGGAATCGAGGGTAGCGGCTCCTGACCATATTACCGACTTGGAAATCGGTACTGATAAAATTGACTTGCTGAACCGACGCGGACGGGATATCGGGGCTCCTGAGAATTTGACCCGCGCTCGAAATAGCAATGCTCCTAACCTGCGAACCCTGGTTAATCAGGTATTTGCTAATGCTGATGGCGGACAAGCCGGACGACAACCATTAGAACCTAATAGTGCTGCATTAGTGAGGGCGACTCATGCCGATATTCGCGGCACTTATCTAGTGATTAATGATAATGTTCCTGGTTTTCAGGCTCCGAATGATTTAGTTATCAACATCACTGGATATACAGGGGATTTACCAGGTTTCGGAGAGATTCCGGTTGAGGATTTCTTTGTAGTGTAA